Proteins encoded by one window of Apus apus isolate bApuApu2 chromosome 15, bApuApu2.pri.cur, whole genome shotgun sequence:
- the PABPC1L gene encoding polyadenylate-binding protein 1-like isoform X2, which yields MNASGPGYPLASLYVGDLHPDVTEAMLYEKFSPAGPIMSIRVCRDVATRRSLGYAYINFQQPVDAERALDTMNFEVIKGRPIRIMWSQRDPGLRKSGVGNVFIKNLDDSIDNKALYDTFSAFGNILSCKVVCDENGSRGYGFVHFETHEAATRAIETMNGMLLNDRKVFVGHFKSRKEREAEFGARAMEFTNVYIKNFGDDMDDDRLREIFSKFGKTLSVKVMMDNTGRSKGFGFVNFEKHEEAQKAVADMNGKEINGRMVYVGRAQKRLERQSELKRKFEQIKQERVSRYQGVNLYVKNLDDGIDDERLRKEFSPYGTITSAKVMTEGGHSKGFGFVCFSSPEEATKAVTEMNGRIVSTKPLYVALAQRKEERKAILTNQYMQRLATMRALPGPLLGSFQPPPGYFLPPIPQPQTRATFYSPSPVVPIRPATRWSAQPSRPPPYPAATPILRAAAQPRRLLSNISTMRQASTQVPRVPSQAQRVANIGTQTVSARVPSSPAPPRPAPHYKYSPAVRNVQPPGHIPPVGEPAVHVQGQEPLTASMLAAAPPQEQKQMIGERLYPLIHALHPTLAGKITGMLLEIDNSELLLLLESPDSLHAKIEEAVAVLQAHQATEAPHKSSSMPFLQ from the exons ATGAATGCTAGTGGCCCTGGCTATCCATTAGCCTCTCTCTACGTGGGGGACCTCCACCCAGATGTGACTGAAGCCATGCTCTACGAGAAGTTCTCACCTGCTGGGCCCATCATGTCCATCCGTGTCTGTCGGGATGTCGCCACACGCCGATCACTGGGCTATGCCTACATAAACTTCCAGCAGCCTGTGGATG CTGAGCGGGCCCTGGACACCATGAACTTTGAAGTGATCAAAGGTCGTCCCATCCGCATCATGTGGTCCCAGCGGGACCCTGGGCTCCGGAAATCAGGTGTTGGAAATGTCTTCATCAAGAACCTGGATGACTCCATTGATAACAAAGCCCTGTATGACACATTCTCTGCCTTCGGAAACATCCTGTCGTGCAAG GTGGTTTGTGATGAGAACGGATCCCGTGGCTATGGCTTTGTTCACTTTGAGACTCACGAGGCAGCGACTCGGGCCATCGAGACCATGAATGGGATGTTGCTCAATGACAGGAAGGT GTTTGTTGGCCATTTCAAATCCCGCAAGGAGCGCGAGGCCGAGTTTGGGGCTCGGGCAATGGAGTTCACCAACGTCTACATCAAAAACTTTGGGGATGACATGGATGATGACAGACTGAGGGAAATATTCTCCAAGTTTG GGAAGACACTAAGTGTCAAAGTCATGATGGACAACACTGGCCGCTCCAAGGGCTTTGGGTTTGTCAACTTCGAGAAGCACGAAGAAGCCCAAAAG GCGGTGGCCGACATGAACGGCAAGGAGATCAACGGGCGGATGGTCTATGTGGGCCGAGCCCAGAAGCGGCTGGAGCGGCAGAGTGAGCTGAAGAGGAAATTCGAGCAGATCAAGCAGGAGCGAGTGAGCAGGTACCAG GGTGTCAACCTGTATGTGAAGAACCTGGATGATGGGATAGATGATgagaggctgaggaaggagTTCTCTCCCTATGGCACCATCACCAGTGCCAAG GTGATGACAGAGGGTGGCCACAGCAAAGGGTTTGGGTTTGTatgtttttcctccccagaagAGGCTACCAAGGCCGTGACAGAAATGAACGGGCGGATTGTCAGCACCAAGCCTCTCTACGTCGCGCTCGCTCAAAGGAAAGAGGAGCGGAAAGCAATCCTCACCAACCAGTACATGCAGAGGTTGGCCACCATGAGGGCTCTGCCTGGCCCTCTCCTGGGCTCCTTCCAGCCCCCCCCGGGGTATTTCCTACCCCCCATCCCTCAA CCCCAAACCAGAGCTACCTTCTACAGCCCCAGCCCAGTTGTCCCCATCCGTCCTGCCACTCGCTGGAGTGCACAGCCCTCCCGGCCACCCC CATATCCTGCAGCTACCCCCATCCTGagggctgctgcccagccccggCGCCTGCTCTCCAACATCAGCACCATGAGACAAGCCTCCACCCAAGTGCCCCGTGTGCCCtcccaggcccagagagtgg CCAACATCGGGACGCAGACGGTCAGCGCTCGGGTGCCCTCctcgcccgccccgccgcgcccggccccgcactaCAAGTACTCCCCGGCCGTCAGGAACGTCCAGCCCCCGGGGCACATCCCGCCC gtgGGAGAACCTGCTGTGCACGTGCAGGGGCAGGAGCCACTGACAGCATCCATGCTTGCAGCAGCCCCTCCTcaggagcagaagcagatgATAG GCGAGCGGCTCTACCCTCTGATCCACGCGCTGCATCCCACGCTGGCCGGCAAGATCactgggatgctgctggagaTCGACAACtcggagctgctgctgctcctggagtCTCCTGACTCCCTACATGCCAAG ATAGAGGAGGCAGTGGCTGTTCTCCAAGCACACCAGGCCACCGAGGCCCCTCACAAGAGCAGCTCCATGCCATTCCTGCAGTGA
- the TOMM34 gene encoding mitochondrial import receptor subunit TOM34, translated as MAASPSALRRAGNEEFRRGQYGPAAALYTRALALLEAAGDAAAPERSVLLANRAACRLKEGACSLCVADCTGALALVPFALKPLLRRAAAYEALERYQLAYVDYKTALQVDCSVPAAHDGVNRMTKALLEQDGVNWRQKLPPIPTVPISAQTRWSIPSAASPGADTPPAAAPRGAPDQTAAGTDRARTLKEEGNELVKKGNHKKAIQKYTESLKLNQECAAYTNRALCYLTLKQYREAVQDCTEALGLDPKNVKALYRRAQALKELKDYKSSIADIESLLKIEPKNTAALRLLQELNRA; from the exons ATGGCCGCTTCCCCCAGCGCCCTGCGCCGGGCCGGTAACGAGGAGTTCCGCCGCGGGCAGTACGGCCCGGCCGCCGCGCTCTACACCCGTGCCCTGGCGCTGCTGGAGGCCGCAG GAGACGCGGCCGCCCCGGAGCGCAGCGTGCTGCTGGCCAACCGTGCCGCCTGCCGCCTGAAGGAGGGAGCCTGCAGCCTCTGCGTCGCCGACTGCACCGG CGCTCTCGCCCTGGTCCCGTTCGCCCTCAAGCCCCTCCTGAGACGGGCCGCGGCCTACGAGGCCCTGGAGAGGTACCAGCTGGCCTACGTGGACTACAAGACGGCGCTGCAGGTGGACTGCTCGGTACCGGCGGCACACGACGGCGTCAACAG GATGACTAaagccctgctggagcaggatggcGTCAACTGGCGCCAGAAGCTCCCACCAATCCCCACAGTCCCCATTTCTGCCCAGACGAGGTGGAGCATTCCCTCTGCTGCATCCCCCGGGGCTGAcactcctcctgcagctgcaccaaGGGGAGCACCAG ACCAgactgctgctggcacagacaGAGCTCGAActctgaaggaagaaggaaatgaaCTTGTAAAGAAAGGAAACCATAAAAAAGCCATTCAGAAATACACTGAGAGTTTAAAGCTCAACCAGGAATGTGCAGCTTACACCAACAG AGCACTCTGCTACCTGACCCTGAAGCAGTACAGGGAAGCAGTACAGGACTGCACGGAAGCTCTGGGGTTAGATCCTAAAAATGTTAAAGCACTCTACAGACGTGCTCAAGCACTCAAAGAACTGAAG GATTACAAATCAAGCATTGCTGATATCGAGAGCTTGTTGAAAATTGAACCAAAGAACACAGCTGCACTGAGATTACTGCAGGAACTGAACAGAGCCTAG
- the PABPC1L gene encoding polyadenylate-binding protein 1-like isoform X1 — MNASGPGYPLASLYVGDLHPDVTEAMLYEKFSPAGPIMSIRVCRDVATRRSLGYAYINFQQPVDAERALDTMNFEVIKGRPIRIMWSQRDPGLRKSGVGNVFIKNLDDSIDNKALYDTFSAFGNILSCKVVCDENGSRGYGFVHFETHEAATRAIETMNGMLLNDRKVFVGHFKSRKEREAEFGARAMEFTNVYIKNFGDDMDDDRLREIFSKFGKTLSVKVMMDNTGRSKGFGFVNFEKHEEAQKAVADMNGKEINGRMVYVGRAQKRLERQSELKRKFEQIKQERVSRYQGVNLYVKNLDDGIDDERLRKEFSPYGTITSAKVMTEGGHSKGFGFVCFSSPEEATKAVTEMNGRIVSTKPLYVALAQRKEERKAILTNQYMQRLATMRALPGPLLGSFQPPPGYFLPPIPQPQTRATFYSPSPVVPIRPATRWSAQPSRPPPAYPAATPILRAAAQPRRLLSNISTMRQASTQVPRVPSQAQRVANIGTQTVSARVPSSPAPPRPAPHYKYSPAVRNVQPPGHIPPVVAPQVGEPAVHVQGQEPLTASMLAAAPPQEQKQMIGERLYPLIHALHPTLAGKITGMLLEIDNSELLLLLESPDSLHAKVGGTHVPCAPTLEQLSSSPPCALHCQIEEAVAVLQAHQATEAPHKSSSMPFLQ, encoded by the exons ATGAATGCTAGTGGCCCTGGCTATCCATTAGCCTCTCTCTACGTGGGGGACCTCCACCCAGATGTGACTGAAGCCATGCTCTACGAGAAGTTCTCACCTGCTGGGCCCATCATGTCCATCCGTGTCTGTCGGGATGTCGCCACACGCCGATCACTGGGCTATGCCTACATAAACTTCCAGCAGCCTGTGGATG CTGAGCGGGCCCTGGACACCATGAACTTTGAAGTGATCAAAGGTCGTCCCATCCGCATCATGTGGTCCCAGCGGGACCCTGGGCTCCGGAAATCAGGTGTTGGAAATGTCTTCATCAAGAACCTGGATGACTCCATTGATAACAAAGCCCTGTATGACACATTCTCTGCCTTCGGAAACATCCTGTCGTGCAAG GTGGTTTGTGATGAGAACGGATCCCGTGGCTATGGCTTTGTTCACTTTGAGACTCACGAGGCAGCGACTCGGGCCATCGAGACCATGAATGGGATGTTGCTCAATGACAGGAAGGT GTTTGTTGGCCATTTCAAATCCCGCAAGGAGCGCGAGGCCGAGTTTGGGGCTCGGGCAATGGAGTTCACCAACGTCTACATCAAAAACTTTGGGGATGACATGGATGATGACAGACTGAGGGAAATATTCTCCAAGTTTG GGAAGACACTAAGTGTCAAAGTCATGATGGACAACACTGGCCGCTCCAAGGGCTTTGGGTTTGTCAACTTCGAGAAGCACGAAGAAGCCCAAAAG GCGGTGGCCGACATGAACGGCAAGGAGATCAACGGGCGGATGGTCTATGTGGGCCGAGCCCAGAAGCGGCTGGAGCGGCAGAGTGAGCTGAAGAGGAAATTCGAGCAGATCAAGCAGGAGCGAGTGAGCAGGTACCAG GGTGTCAACCTGTATGTGAAGAACCTGGATGATGGGATAGATGATgagaggctgaggaaggagTTCTCTCCCTATGGCACCATCACCAGTGCCAAG GTGATGACAGAGGGTGGCCACAGCAAAGGGTTTGGGTTTGTatgtttttcctccccagaagAGGCTACCAAGGCCGTGACAGAAATGAACGGGCGGATTGTCAGCACCAAGCCTCTCTACGTCGCGCTCGCTCAAAGGAAAGAGGAGCGGAAAGCAATCCTCACCAACCAGTACATGCAGAGGTTGGCCACCATGAGGGCTCTGCCTGGCCCTCTCCTGGGCTCCTTCCAGCCCCCCCCGGGGTATTTCCTACCCCCCATCCCTCAA CCCCAAACCAGAGCTACCTTCTACAGCCCCAGCCCAGTTGTCCCCATCCGTCCTGCCACTCGCTGGAGTGCACAGCCCTCCCGGCCACCCC CAGCATATCCTGCAGCTACCCCCATCCTGagggctgctgcccagccccggCGCCTGCTCTCCAACATCAGCACCATGAGACAAGCCTCCACCCAAGTGCCCCGTGTGCCCtcccaggcccagagagtgg CCAACATCGGGACGCAGACGGTCAGCGCTCGGGTGCCCTCctcgcccgccccgccgcgcccggccccgcactaCAAGTACTCCCCGGCCGTCAGGAACGTCCAGCCCCCGGGGCACATCCCGCCCGTGGTGGCCCCGCAG gtgGGAGAACCTGCTGTGCACGTGCAGGGGCAGGAGCCACTGACAGCATCCATGCTTGCAGCAGCCCCTCCTcaggagcagaagcagatgATAG GCGAGCGGCTCTACCCTCTGATCCACGCGCTGCATCCCACGCTGGCCGGCAAGATCactgggatgctgctggagaTCGACAACtcggagctgctgctgctcctggagtCTCCTGACTCCCTACATGCCAAGGTAGGAGGCACTCA TGTGCCTTGTGCTCCGACGCTGGAGCAACTCAGCTCCTCCCCACCTTGTGCTCTCCATTGTCAGATAGAGGAGGCAGTGGCTGTTCTCCAAGCACACCAGGCCACCGAGGCCCCTCACAAGAGCAGCTCCATGCCATTCCTGCAGTGA